In Thermotoga sp. KOL6, the DNA window ATAGGTGTGAAAAATCCCCGTGGTAACGACGTGATAGATTATATCTACTTGAAGTCCGGTGCAGTAGCAACTTCCGGCGATTACGAACGTTACTTTGTGGAAAATGGAATTCGATACCACCACATATTGGATCCATCAACTGGTTACCCTGTAAAAGGTGTTTGGAGTGTCACGGTGATAGCAGAGGACGCAACAACGGCAGATACTCTCTCTACGGCTGGTTTTGTTCTGGCGGGAAGAGATTGGAGAAGAGTGATTCTTGATTTTCCAAGAATGGGAGCACATCCCATGATTGTTCTCGAAGGAGGCAAAGTAGAGAAATCGAACACTTTCACTCTCTTTGAGAAAGAGTGAGAGAATGAGAAAGTTTCTTGAGAAAAAAGATCTTCTTGTGTTTTTCGTTTTCCTTGCAATCGTGATTTTTCCTTTTATCGTTCCAAAAAACATCGGAAACAAAGTAGTTGTCGAAGGAAGAGATTTCAAAAAGATTCTGTCAAAACCTGGGATTTACGACATAGTGGAAAACGGAAAGTTTCTCATGAAAGTGGAGTTCACCGGGGAAAAAGTCAGAGTGGTGGAATCGACTTGTCCATTGAAAATATGCGTAAAAACTGGTTGGGTGGGACCTGGTGGTACCATTGTATGTGTCCCAAATGAGGTGATAATATACTTCGAAGGAAAAACAGATTACGATATCGAAACTTGGTAAAACGAATTGCTTTACTTTCTGTCTTGACGGCTTTATCCTCGGTTTTGTACACCGCAGAAAATCTTCTTCCTTTTCCGGTACCTTTTGGAAGATGGGGTTTTTCCAACTCCGTTGTACTCTTTATAGCTTCAGAGATAGGATTTGCAGATGCCTTGATAGTATCTTCCGCTAAAAGTATCATCGGAGCCCTTTTCAGCGGCCGATTTCTTTCCCCATCTTTTTTGACGGGATTTTTTGGGGCAATTTCCGCGGCAACGATAGAGTCTTTATTAGCAAGATTCGGATTCGGATACCTCGGTTTGAGTCTCTCAGGAGCATCCATGAACAACTTTGTTCAATTAATTGTGATCTCTTTCATCTTGGAAAACACCAAAGCTTTTTCTCTTCTTCCTG includes these proteins:
- a CDS encoding NusG domain II-containing protein, which produces MRKFLEKKDLLVFFVFLAIVIFPFIVPKNIGNKVVVEGRDFKKILSKPGIYDIVENGKFLMKVEFTGEKVRVVESTCPLKICVKTGWVGPGGTIVCVPNEVIIYFEGKTDYDIETW
- a CDS encoding Gx transporter family protein produces the protein MVKRIALLSVLTALSSVLYTAENLLPFPVPFGRWGFSNSVVLFIASEIGFADALIVSSAKSIIGALFSGRFLSPSFLTGFFGAISAATIESLLARFGFGYLGLSLSGASMNNFVQLIVISFILENTKAFSLLPVMMNLGLISATANAFIASKMGGILFENRASFFFTEETAVDETPGNRLRNRISQHR